The proteins below come from a single Acidimicrobiia bacterium genomic window:
- a CDS encoding peptide chain release factor 3, with product MSVLDTTASIEAARRRTFAIISHPDAGKTTLTEKFLLYGGALTSGAGAVKARGSRKAATSDWMELEQKRGISITSTVLQFPYRECIVNLLDTPGHRDFSEDTYRVLAAADAAVMVLDAGKGIEPQTLKLFEVCREREMPTLTFINKWDRPGLDPLELLDEIESTLGIQPVPVTWPVGIAGDFRGVIDRRDNTFIRFTRTAHGATEAGEERMSAAEAAASEGPAWQAAIDELALLDEVGAGLDDELFQAGMITPVYFGSALTNFGVRLMLDGVVDMAPSPTSWPDVAGNLRPLDAPFSGFVFKVQANMDRAHRDRLAYFRVCSGHFQRGMMVTHDRTGRTFATKYAQQVFGQDRETLEDAWPGDVVGLVNATDLRIGDTIWADKPVTFPGIPSFAPELFSIIRVRDVGRFKQFRSGIHQLDEEGVVQVLRDPDIGDQAPTLAAVGQMQFEVAIHRLENEFGAPVELSPTSYTIARRTDAQSESALRAMRGVDVLQRADGTRLALFESSYWLARVEADHPELTLERLIADGVH from the coding sequence ATGTCTGTGTTAGACACAACCGCCTCCATCGAAGCCGCCCGAAGACGCACCTTCGCCATTATTTCTCACCCTGACGCCGGTAAAACGACGCTAACCGAGAAGTTTTTGTTGTATGGCGGTGCCCTCACCTCGGGTGCCGGAGCCGTTAAGGCCCGTGGTAGCCGTAAAGCGGCCACCTCTGACTGGATGGAACTAGAACAGAAGCGGGGAATCTCGATCACCTCGACCGTGCTCCAGTTTCCCTACCGAGAGTGCATAGTCAACCTGCTAGACACCCCCGGACACCGCGACTTTTCAGAAGACACCTACCGTGTTCTAGCCGCTGCCGACGCCGCCGTGATGGTCCTCGACGCCGGTAAAGGCATTGAGCCTCAGACTTTGAAGCTTTTTGAGGTATGTCGAGAGCGTGAGATGCCGACTCTCACTTTCATCAACAAGTGGGACCGCCCCGGACTCGACCCCCTTGAACTGCTCGATGAGATTGAAAGCACTTTAGGCATTCAACCCGTGCCTGTAACTTGGCCAGTCGGCATTGCCGGTGATTTTCGTGGGGTTATCGACCGACGCGACAACACCTTTATCCGTTTCACCCGCACCGCTCATGGTGCTACCGAAGCAGGCGAAGAACGAATGAGCGCCGCCGAGGCGGCAGCGTCGGAAGGCCCAGCGTGGCAGGCCGCTATCGACGAGCTGGCCCTCTTAGATGAGGTTGGCGCTGGCCTTGATGACGAGCTGTTTCAAGCTGGCATGATCACCCCCGTCTATTTCGGTTCCGCCCTTACCAACTTTGGGGTGCGACTGATGCTTGACGGTGTGGTTGATATGGCACCTAGCCCCACTTCGTGGCCTGATGTTGCTGGCAACCTGCGGCCCCTTGATGCTCCATTCTCGGGCTTCGTTTTCAAGGTTCAGGCCAACATGGACCGCGCCCATCGCGATCGTTTGGCATATTTCCGAGTCTGCTCTGGGCATTTCCAACGCGGCATGATGGTTACCCACGACCGTACCGGTAGAACTTTTGCAACAAAATATGCTCAACAGGTTTTCGGCCAAGACCGCGAAACCTTGGAAGATGCATGGCCAGGGGATGTGGTCGGGTTAGTCAACGCCACCGATTTGCGCATTGGCGACACGATTTGGGCTGATAAGCCAGTCACTTTCCCCGGCATTCCCAGCTTTGCGCCCGAGCTGTTTTCTATCATCCGGGTACGAGATGTGGGTCGCTTCAAACAGTTCCGTTCGGGCATTCACCAATTAGATGAAGAAGGCGTAGTGCAGGTGCTGCGCGACCCCGACATTGGAGATCAGGCCCCCACTCTGGCGGCGGTGGGCCAGATGCAATTTGAGGTGGCAATTCATCGTTTGGAAAACGAGTTCGGTGCGCCGGTAGAGCTAAGCCCGACCTCGTACACCATTGCCCGACGCACCGACGCCCAGAGCGAATCGGCCTTGCGGGCCATGCGCGGCGTTGACGTGCTGCAACGTGCCGATGGCACCCGATTGGCGCTTTTCGAATCGAGTTATTGGTTGGCCCGGGTGGAAGCCGACCATCCTGAGTTGACCTTAGAACGCCTTATTGCCGACGGGGTTCATTAA
- the clpS gene encoding ATP-dependent Clp protease adapter ClpS, whose product MSASPVELAPPVSETNIDPDRPWVVIVWNDPINLMSYVTYIFQKLFGYSVEKATQLMLAVHHEGKAVVSNGSREKAELDVFRLHEHGLWATMQQD is encoded by the coding sequence ATGAGTGCCTCGCCCGTTGAGCTGGCCCCACCGGTTAGCGAAACCAATATCGACCCTGACCGTCCGTGGGTCGTCATCGTTTGGAATGACCCCATTAATCTCATGAGCTACGTAACCTATATTTTCCAAAAATTGTTTGGTTACAGCGTAGAAAAGGCCACTCAGTTGATGTTGGCCGTACATCATGAAGGTAAGGCCGTGGTCTCGAACGGGAGCCGGGAAAAAGCTGAGCTCGACGTATTTCGCCTACATGAGCACGGACTCTGGGCGACTATGCAACAAGATTAA
- a CDS encoding citrate synthase yields the protein MSTMESHQPAPSHSDGLDNGVEARKHTEDPLIKVPAGLKGVVAAETAIGDVRGREGFYHYRQYSAVELAKHKRLDEVWHLFVEGSLPTAAERQAFKARTDELRGAPLPATVLEALPNIAAAGAVGPLDMLRSAVSLLAAAEGFAPVLDLDRATIAQQGLRVVATMPALAAGLYRASHGLPVLSADPNLDWVSDYIRMITGEVPSAKHARAVERYLIATIDHGFNASTFTARVIASTGADVGAAMVGAIGALSGPLHGGAPSRALDTLDEIGSVEHIDEWVRPRVEAGEKMMGFGHAVYRTQDPRSELLHECAHELGGELVEFAEVVERRVVEILAELKPGRELYANVEFYAGVVMELAGVPREMFTPTFATSRAIGWSAHILEQVEANKIIRPSALYVGPAAPAPLPL from the coding sequence GTGTCCACTATGGAAAGCCATCAGCCAGCACCTAGCCATTCCGATGGTCTTGATAATGGTGTCGAAGCTAGAAAGCACACCGAAGATCCGCTCATCAAAGTGCCCGCTGGGCTAAAAGGTGTGGTGGCCGCAGAAACCGCTATTGGGGATGTACGCGGTCGCGAGGGTTTCTATCATTATCGCCAATATTCCGCTGTTGAACTGGCCAAACATAAGCGGCTCGATGAAGTGTGGCACTTGTTTGTAGAGGGATCGTTGCCTACGGCCGCTGAACGCCAAGCCTTCAAAGCCCGTACCGATGAATTACGTGGAGCGCCGTTGCCCGCAACGGTTCTGGAAGCCTTGCCCAACATTGCGGCGGCTGGTGCGGTTGGGCCCCTTGATATGTTGCGTAGTGCCGTGTCGTTGTTGGCCGCGGCAGAAGGTTTTGCTCCGGTGCTCGATTTGGATCGTGCCACCATTGCCCAACAAGGTTTGCGCGTGGTGGCCACTATGCCCGCTTTAGCAGCTGGCCTGTATCGCGCTTCGCATGGCCTGCCGGTTCTGTCGGCTGACCCGAACCTCGACTGGGTGAGCGACTACATACGTATGATCACCGGCGAGGTACCTTCGGCTAAACATGCTCGAGCTGTTGAGCGTTACTTGATTGCGACCATTGACCACGGTTTCAACGCTTCAACCTTTACCGCTCGAGTAATCGCCTCCACGGGGGCCGATGTTGGCGCCGCGATGGTGGGTGCTATTGGGGCATTGTCGGGCCCGCTGCATGGTGGTGCCCCATCGCGAGCGCTCGACACCCTTGATGAAATTGGCTCCGTTGAACATATCGACGAATGGGTGCGACCACGGGTGGAAGCGGGCGAAAAGATGATGGGGTTCGGCCATGCGGTATATCGAACCCAAGATCCAAGGTCAGAGCTTTTGCATGAATGCGCCCATGAACTGGGCGGAGAGCTAGTGGAATTTGCCGAGGTGGTAGAGCGCCGAGTCGTTGAAATTTTGGCAGAGCTCAAACCTGGGCGTGAGCTGTACGCCAACGTCGAGTTTTATGCTGGCGTGGTAATGGAGCTGGCTGGGGTGCCACGAGAAATGTTCACACCGACTTTTGCCACTAGTCGTGCCATTGGTTGGAGCGCACACATTTTGGAACAAGTGGAAGCCAATAAAATTATCCGGCCAAGCGCCTTATACGTGGGGCCAGCGGCACCGGCACCGCTCCCCCTTTAA
- a CDS encoding COX15/CtaA family protein, producing the protein MALSKSSQRQHFTPKGFERIALGVLVTQVLIVLTGAAVRLTGSGLGCSDWPRCESDSFVPPTHYHAIIEFINRMVSLPVLVAVLLAIWAARKRLPYRGELLTLSYAILAGVIAQILVGALVIRFDLLPSTVIVHFLISVILLFFAVVLYHQARMSTELFTDASEPVAAPGATQSPRSQHLPSLASTNQQSSASRYWVSMLAITSLAVMVVGTLVTGSGPHGGDENAARLGLFLPSITRWHSVTAWVFLAVLVITAIYLRKENAPQRLLTQVSVILILALAQGAVGYLQYWNGVPAGLVFLHIVGAISVWVASIWLWLEYNHTTSTPARQEAVAT; encoded by the coding sequence GTGGCTCTTTCTAAATCGTCGCAGCGACAGCACTTCACCCCCAAGGGTTTCGAACGAATTGCACTTGGTGTTCTTGTGACTCAGGTGCTGATTGTGCTGACGGGCGCCGCGGTACGGTTAACCGGATCGGGCCTTGGTTGCTCGGATTGGCCGCGATGCGAAAGCGATAGTTTCGTACCGCCGACGCATTATCACGCCATTATTGAGTTCATTAACCGGATGGTTTCTTTGCCAGTTCTGGTGGCGGTGTTGTTAGCCATTTGGGCGGCCCGCAAACGACTTCCCTATCGTGGCGAGCTGCTCACGCTTTCATACGCCATCTTGGCTGGGGTCATTGCCCAAATTCTGGTGGGGGCACTTGTTATCCGCTTTGACCTCTTGCCTTCAACGGTCATAGTTCACTTCTTGATCTCGGTAATACTGCTGTTTTTCGCGGTCGTGCTTTACCACCAGGCCCGAATGAGCACCGAACTTTTCACCGACGCTTCCGAACCGGTGGCGGCACCAGGTGCTACGCAGAGCCCGCGTTCCCAACACTTACCGTCACTTGCTTCGACTAACCAGCAGAGCTCTGCTTCGCGTTACTGGGTATCTATGTTGGCCATTACCTCGTTAGCCGTAATGGTGGTGGGTACTTTAGTCACGGGTTCTGGGCCCCACGGCGGAGATGAAAATGCGGCTCGGTTAGGACTGTTTCTGCCTTCAATCACTAGGTGGCACAGTGTGACAGCCTGGGTCTTCCTGGCCGTGTTGGTGATCACGGCGATTTATTTACGTAAAGAAAACGCCCCTCAGCGGTTGTTAACCCAGGTTTCAGTAATTCTGATTTTGGCGCTAGCCCAAGGGGCGGTTGGTTACCTCCAATATTGGAATGGAGTGCCCGCCGGGCTGGTTTTCCTACATATCGTGGGTGCCATCAGCGTTTGGGTTGCCAGCATCTGGCTATGGCTTGAGTACAATCACACCACTTCCACGCCAGCGCGCCAAGAAGCGGTTGCAACCTGA
- a CDS encoding citrate synthase, protein MADKTHSDLSEPTLTAREAAARLGVKVETLYAYVSRGMLPSHRALDGRTSLFALSDIEQLVKRNRRPSERDRLEVIIDTSITAIYDDSFFYRGRNVAELCIEKPFEWVAEWLWLGETNDFNDGAAIPWQASIKSAELIASEVARLPVSSTSGDQLRVAVAVAGATHSLRHDLRPRGVAHTARRLIATMVDSLPLRQNLTAPATQIAPLAERLWPRLCPYPAEPEWIQALNAALVLLADHELAASTIAARVAASTRADPYAVVSSGLGVLSGSLHGTVSAAVQQLLAAVQANNLGRVDLDRVGRIISDHLRHGQAVPGFGHPLYPNGDPRGAVLLAMVRNLAREKERLSEVDAVIEVMSEGAPAQPNVDFALAALAHVAGMDQGAGEAIFSVARSAGWIAHAIEEYNEPPNRFRARARYIGSNH, encoded by the coding sequence ATGGCAGATAAAACCCACTCGGATTTAAGCGAACCGACCCTCACTGCCCGTGAAGCGGCTGCGCGTTTAGGGGTCAAGGTCGAAACGCTGTATGCCTATGTGAGCAGAGGCATGCTGCCCAGCCATCGGGCTCTAGACGGGCGAACCAGCCTCTTCGCCCTTAGCGACATTGAGCAGCTTGTTAAACGGAATCGTAGGCCCAGCGAACGCGACCGCCTGGAAGTAATAATCGATACCAGCATCACTGCTATCTATGACGATTCGTTCTTTTACCGTGGTCGCAACGTTGCCGAGCTATGCATTGAAAAACCGTTCGAATGGGTGGCGGAATGGCTTTGGCTGGGCGAAACCAATGACTTCAACGATGGGGCTGCTATCCCTTGGCAGGCCAGCATTAAATCAGCCGAGCTGATCGCAAGCGAAGTGGCTCGCCTGCCGGTTTCTTCCACCTCTGGCGACCAGCTGCGAGTCGCGGTCGCCGTAGCTGGGGCCACCCACTCGCTTCGCCACGACCTCCGTCCTCGAGGCGTGGCTCACACTGCTCGGCGTCTAATTGCGACCATGGTTGATTCCCTGCCACTTCGCCAAAACCTAACAGCACCAGCAACACAAATAGCGCCACTTGCTGAACGCCTATGGCCCAGATTGTGCCCCTACCCGGCCGAACCCGAGTGGATTCAGGCCTTAAATGCAGCTTTGGTTCTGCTCGCCGATCACGAATTGGCAGCCTCTACGATCGCCGCTCGCGTGGCGGCCTCAACCCGAGCCGACCCATATGCGGTGGTCTCTTCTGGTCTCGGTGTGCTTAGCGGAAGTTTGCACGGAACGGTGAGCGCCGCGGTACAACAACTCTTAGCTGCGGTCCAAGCCAACAATCTGGGCCGGGTAGATCTTGACCGGGTGGGGCGCATAATTTCTGACCATCTTCGTCACGGTCAGGCCGTACCTGGTTTTGGGCATCCTTTGTATCCCAACGGCGATCCTCGAGGCGCAGTGCTACTGGCTATGGTGCGCAATCTGGCCCGTGAGAAAGAGCGATTGTCTGAAGTGGACGCCGTAATTGAAGTCATGTCCGAAGGGGCACCAGCGCAACCCAATGTTGATTTCGCATTGGCGGCTTTGGCGCACGTGGCTGGCATGGACCAAGGTGCTGGTGAGGCGATATTTTCTGTCGCTAGATCAGCAGGCTGGATAGCTCACGCTATAGAGGAGTACAACGAACCGCCCAATCGGTTTCGTGCTCGGGCACGTTATATCGGCAGCAACCATTAG
- a CDS encoding prolyl oligopeptidase family serine peptidase, producing the protein MSFPRQNARTRRFTLGAPRTPTLNKTGDRLFFLRSETGIDPVHSLWLYHTASGEETCLLDPKHLEVDENLPAAEQARRERARETGEGVVAYSISNQGDRAVAALGGRLFLVDVDHRSTHELPASPGAYDPQLNPTGTHVAYVVDGTLRKLDIEAAIASTSVTAVDPNSPPTTLTNNPTPNTTAMPGETIVASEPDISWGAADFIAAEELSRTRGFWWAPDGNALIAERVDETPVATWYIASPAEPEQPPRPIRYPAAGTNNAACSLAIFTNTNSRIDIAWDNETYPYLARVTWAKDHPPVLAVLNRAQTTMVFLAVDVETGETSELLRHENGYWVEVVPGSPQWHENQLVTVADEGNARRVMVDGQPLSSDDLQVRALIDTDDNGVLVTASADDPTMALLVEVAWDGTHTVLTPEPGVYSAIRSGETLALTAQNLATAGASLTVGPAAQVLAATNQPNNEIERTQPATSHLGTQTGSPHNTTSGNETSLHTIASYAEVPEENLNIQLLELGERRLRAALLLPEERLGIKEKLPVLLDPYGGPHAQRVLQAQSAFWASQWLANQGFAVLVIDGRGTPARGPAWEREVHGDLAAPVLEDQIDGLMAAAQAQSRLDLTRVAIRGWSFGGYLAALAVLKRPDIFHAAVAGAPVTDWRLYDTAYTERYLGHPDEEPENYARTNLIPLAPQLERPLMLIHGLADDNVVMAHTLTLSRALLEAGRMHTVLPLSGVTHMTPQEEVAENLLLLQVEFLKNALAHP; encoded by the coding sequence ATGTCATTTCCTCGCCAAAACGCCCGCACTCGTCGCTTCACCCTTGGCGCCCCCCGCACCCCAACTCTCAACAAAACCGGCGACCGCCTCTTCTTCCTACGTAGCGAAACCGGCATCGACCCCGTGCATTCTCTGTGGCTGTACCACACTGCTTCGGGGGAAGAAACCTGTTTACTCGACCCGAAACACCTAGAGGTTGACGAAAACCTGCCCGCTGCGGAGCAAGCTCGGCGAGAACGTGCCCGTGAAACCGGTGAAGGTGTGGTGGCCTATTCGATTTCCAACCAAGGCGATCGGGCGGTGGCGGCACTCGGTGGACGCTTGTTTTTGGTGGATGTTGACCATCGCTCCACCCACGAACTACCCGCATCGCCAGGAGCATACGACCCTCAGCTAAACCCCACCGGCACCCACGTCGCCTACGTAGTAGACGGCACCCTTCGCAAACTCGACATTGAAGCCGCAATAGCGTCTACCTCGGTTACTGCCGTCGACCCCAACAGCCCGCCAACCACGCTCACCAACAACCCAACCCCAAACACCACCGCTATGCCCGGTGAGACAATTGTGGCTAGTGAACCCGACATCAGCTGGGGCGCTGCCGATTTTATTGCCGCCGAAGAACTTTCCCGTACCCGAGGGTTCTGGTGGGCCCCTGATGGAAACGCCTTGATTGCCGAACGGGTCGACGAGACACCGGTTGCAACCTGGTATATCGCTTCGCCAGCAGAACCCGAACAACCGCCTCGGCCAATCCGCTACCCGGCCGCCGGAACCAACAACGCGGCCTGCTCGCTCGCTATCTTCACCAACACCAATAGCCGAATCGACATAGCGTGGGATAACGAAACCTATCCCTACCTGGCTCGGGTCACCTGGGCGAAAGATCACCCGCCAGTGCTAGCAGTGCTGAATCGAGCCCAGACCACCATGGTGTTCTTGGCTGTCGATGTGGAAACTGGTGAAACCTCGGAATTGTTGCGCCACGAAAACGGCTATTGGGTGGAAGTGGTGCCTGGCAGCCCGCAATGGCACGAAAACCAACTAGTCACGGTGGCCGATGAAGGCAACGCCCGGCGGGTGATGGTCGATGGCCAGCCCTTAAGCAGCGACGATCTTCAAGTACGAGCCCTAATCGACACCGACGATAACGGTGTTTTGGTAACCGCTTCTGCAGACGACCCCACCATGGCCCTACTGGTAGAGGTTGCCTGGGATGGTACCCACACGGTGTTAACCCCAGAACCCGGGGTTTATAGCGCTATTCGCAGTGGCGAAACTCTGGCCTTAACCGCCCAGAACCTCGCGACCGCCGGCGCCTCACTGACCGTGGGCCCAGCAGCACAAGTCCTCGCCGCGACCAACCAGCCGAACAATGAAATAGAACGCACCCAACCGGCTACCAGCCATCTCGGCACCCAAACAGGTTCCCCCCACAACACCACCAGCGGAAACGAAACCTCGCTACACACCATTGCTTCATACGCTGAAGTTCCGGAGGAAAACCTCAACATCCAACTCTTAGAGCTTGGCGAGCGCCGACTCCGCGCCGCCCTTCTCCTCCCCGAAGAACGCCTGGGCATCAAAGAAAAGCTGCCCGTGTTGCTCGATCCCTACGGCGGGCCTCACGCCCAGCGGGTGCTACAAGCCCAAAGCGCTTTTTGGGCATCGCAATGGTTAGCGAACCAAGGGTTCGCGGTGCTAGTAATCGACGGCCGCGGCACACCCGCTCGCGGCCCGGCCTGGGAAAGAGAAGTCCACGGTGACCTGGCGGCCCCCGTCTTAGAAGACCAAATCGACGGTCTGATGGCCGCCGCCCAAGCACAATCGAGGCTCGACCTCACCAGGGTTGCCATCCGAGGCTGGTCTTTTGGTGGCTACCTAGCGGCCTTAGCAGTGCTGAAACGCCCCGATATTTTTCATGCCGCGGTGGCCGGGGCACCGGTGACGGATTGGCGTTTGTACGACACGGCCTACACCGAACGTTACCTGGGCCATCCCGACGAAGAACCCGAAAATTATGCTCGCACCAACCTGATACCGCTTGCCCCACAACTTGAACGCCCATTGATGCTCATCCATGGTTTGGCCGACGACAACGTGGTTATGGCCCATACGCTGACACTTTCCCGGGCGCTATTAGAAGCAGGCCGAATGCATACCGTATTGCCTCTTTCAGGCGTAACCCATATGACTCCTCAAGAAGAAGTGGCCGAAAACCTGCTACTTCTTCAAGTCGAGTTTCTAAAGAACGCCCTGGCGCATCCCTAA
- a CDS encoding DUF2017 family protein, with the protein MATNGGFGFFDRRWVRRGKAGEFELALPEGVEALLVNLLGQLEELLATDASVTWRLFPTAYPDNAQAEQEFQDLVRDDLVQQQRDAAKLVISTLQHETLTEDEVSAWMRSTNSLRLVLGTILDVSEEEPLVVEPADPLAAMVSAYEVLGHLVDQIVTALREVG; encoded by the coding sequence ATGGCGACAAATGGCGGATTCGGCTTTTTCGACCGGCGTTGGGTTCGCCGTGGCAAAGCTGGCGAGTTCGAGCTAGCCCTACCGGAAGGTGTTGAGGCTCTTCTTGTGAATTTGCTAGGCCAGCTGGAAGAGCTTCTGGCTACCGACGCCTCGGTAACCTGGCGTTTGTTTCCCACGGCCTACCCCGACAATGCGCAAGCTGAACAAGAGTTCCAAGACCTGGTTCGTGATGATCTGGTGCAACAGCAACGCGACGCTGCAAAGCTCGTGATCTCAACGCTGCAGCACGAAACCCTGACTGAAGATGAAGTTTCAGCCTGGATGCGAAGCACCAATTCGCTGCGCTTAGTGCTTGGCACGATTTTGGACGTATCGGAAGAGGAACCGCTTGTGGTTGAGCCTGCCGATCCCCTAGCGGCCATGGTTTCAGCCTATGAAGTACTAGGACATTTGGTCGATCAAATTGTGACGGCGTTACGTGAGGTTGGCTAG
- the mgtE gene encoding magnesium transporter, whose protein sequence is MSDVRIDALVRDGDTAPLLAWLDDTHPLEIADELTRLDLTETAVAFRLLDRERALEVFEALDPFYQQRVLDGLRDDRVITILEDLDPDDRARLMGEMPAMVAKRLLGALSADERALTTLLLGYPEESAGRLMTPEFVSLRESMTVTEAMEKIRREGLDAETVYALPVLDDHRRLIGITGLKSLVLASPDTLVGDLMTTEVHHISTDSDQEQAARLVSEAGLIALPVVDSEDRLVGVITVDDALRVLEQEETEDFALSGGSSPLGSPYLSVSAYRLARSRAGWLLVLIATAVLTVNVLQAFEDTLAKAASLVLFIPLLTDTGGNSGAQSSTAVIRAMAVGEVRPGDLPRIVWREAAAGVMTGLVLATAAAIPVSLIYDAKLALVIWSTLLVICTWATSVGAMLPLIARRVGVDPAVISAPFITTLVDATALIIYFMIAKLVLGI, encoded by the coding sequence GTGAGTGACGTTCGCATTGATGCACTAGTACGGGACGGTGATACCGCCCCCCTTCTCGCGTGGCTCGATGACACGCATCCGCTTGAAATCGCTGATGAACTGACCCGATTAGACCTCACTGAAACCGCCGTAGCATTTCGATTACTCGATCGAGAACGAGCCTTAGAGGTTTTTGAAGCACTCGACCCGTTCTATCAACAACGTGTGCTGGATGGCCTGCGCGACGACCGCGTTATCACCATTCTTGAAGATCTAGACCCTGACGACCGGGCGCGTCTGATGGGTGAGATGCCAGCCATGGTGGCCAAACGCCTCTTAGGTGCCCTAAGTGCTGACGAACGAGCACTAACCACACTCTTGTTGGGTTATCCCGAAGAATCTGCTGGTCGTTTGATGACGCCCGAGTTCGTATCTCTTCGTGAGTCGATGACCGTAACCGAAGCCATGGAAAAAATCCGTCGCGAAGGTTTAGACGCCGAAACTGTTTACGCGTTACCGGTACTCGATGATCACCGCCGGCTCATTGGCATCACCGGCTTAAAGTCGTTGGTCTTAGCTTCACCTGACACCTTGGTGGGCGATTTAATGACCACCGAAGTTCACCACATCTCGACCGACAGTGACCAAGAACAAGCGGCCCGCTTGGTGAGTGAAGCCGGGCTGATTGCTCTTCCGGTGGTGGATTCAGAAGATCGTTTGGTTGGGGTAATTACCGTTGACGATGCTTTGCGAGTGTTAGAGCAAGAAGAAACCGAAGACTTCGCCCTGTCAGGTGGTTCAAGCCCACTAGGTTCCCCCTACCTTTCGGTCAGTGCTTACCGTTTGGCCCGGTCTCGCGCTGGTTGGCTGTTGGTGCTTATTGCCACGGCGGTTTTGACAGTGAACGTATTACAGGCCTTTGAAGACACCTTGGCCAAAGCTGCCAGCCTGGTACTTTTTATTCCGCTCCTCACCGACACCGGTGGCAATTCTGGCGCACAATCATCGACAGCTGTTATTCGTGCTATGGCAGTGGGAGAAGTACGACCTGGCGACTTGCCTCGAATCGTGTGGCGTGAAGCCGCCGCTGGGGTGATGACCGGCCTAGTGCTGGCAACCGCGGCTGCGATTCCAGTTTCGCTGATTTACGATGCCAAGTTGGCGCTGGTGATTTGGTCGACCTTGTTGGTTATCTGCACCTGGGCCACCTCAGTTGGTGCCATGTTGCCCCTAATTGCCCGTAGAGTAGGAGTAGATCCGGCGGTGATTTCGGCACCATTTATTACCACTTTGGTGGATGCCACCGCCCTGATCATCTATTTCATGATCGCCAAACTTGTTCTAGGAATCTAG
- a CDS encoding universal stress protein — protein sequence MEVILIADDGSQASRRAVRWAANNLPVADKRVVLLHVAAPPATPMSGSGLVAPDVLAMNTGDTGDAGQELVAEIKENLAQTRKQANLPQDTELRVVWGDPATEIVVVAKELNADLVVMGSRGRGFLGRVILGSVSSHVVHHAGLPVLVIPPQSEDADTKTAS from the coding sequence ATGGAAGTAATTTTGATTGCCGATGATGGTTCCCAGGCGTCACGACGGGCAGTGAGGTGGGCTGCTAACAACCTTCCGGTAGCGGACAAGCGGGTGGTGCTTTTGCATGTGGCCGCCCCACCGGCAACGCCCATGAGCGGGAGTGGCCTTGTCGCCCCCGATGTTTTGGCCATGAACACTGGTGACACCGGCGATGCGGGCCAAGAGCTGGTAGCGGAAATCAAAGAAAACCTTGCCCAAACCCGCAAGCAGGCCAATCTTCCCCAGGACACTGAGCTCAGGGTTGTTTGGGGTGATCCAGCCACAGAAATTGTGGTGGTAGCCAAAGAACTGAATGCCGACCTGGTGGTAATGGGTAGCCGGGGACGGGGTTTCCTGGGCCGAGTAATTCTGGGTTCGGTAAGCAGCCATGTTGTGCACCACGCCGGACTTCCAGTGCTGGTAATTCCACCTCAAAGCGAAGACGCCGACACCAAGACGGCCAGCTAA